One genomic segment of Natrialbaceae archaeon AArc-T1-2 includes these proteins:
- a CDS encoding DUF7124 domain-containing protein, whose protein sequence is MNGGSDMTLAFELEALKEVASPERVFEDARGWSEYVGIVSEEPTYVVTNFTRENRVRQDFFSGPRGKRESLSKVKAQFSTERHVFIGAGDEDEALAEDLEWEYLDVEDAAEAAEWELAADEAEVPSNTEPERDDWP, encoded by the coding sequence GCAGCGACATGACACTCGCGTTCGAACTCGAGGCACTCAAAGAGGTTGCGTCCCCAGAACGGGTCTTCGAGGACGCCCGCGGCTGGTCTGAGTACGTCGGCATCGTCTCCGAGGAGCCGACCTACGTGGTCACGAACTTCACGCGCGAGAATCGCGTCCGACAGGATTTCTTCTCGGGTCCACGCGGCAAACGCGAGAGCCTCTCGAAGGTCAAAGCCCAGTTCAGCACCGAACGTCACGTCTTCATCGGCGCGGGAGACGAGGACGAAGCTCTCGCCGAGGACCTCGAGTGGGAGTATTTAGACGTCGAGGACGCCGCCGAGGCAGCCGAGTGGGAACTCGCAGCCGACGAAGCGGAGGTACCGAGTAATACCGAGCCCGAACGCGACGACTGGCCCTGA
- a CDS encoding DUF5815 family protein, giving the protein MAEPRVPGDGGRTIELPCGATVDPHDVDLGMREYTCANGDRHAVVLDVHPPSRFFPESMVEVLRETIEPADELEEFGTPHLLGIVMEEFPAEVLAYDASEDGAVGYGLLWIADFDSRRLHEVVVELVVELMEHAVSHADDETAVTEFQSQLAEFDVEAFVEEYRRQRNFESAGDRPV; this is encoded by the coding sequence ATGGCTGAACCCCGCGTTCCGGGCGACGGTGGACGAACGATCGAGCTTCCCTGTGGTGCGACCGTCGATCCCCACGACGTCGACCTCGGGATGCGCGAGTACACCTGTGCGAACGGCGACCGTCACGCGGTCGTCCTCGACGTCCACCCACCGTCGCGGTTCTTCCCGGAGTCGATGGTCGAGGTACTGCGCGAGACGATCGAACCGGCAGACGAGCTCGAGGAGTTCGGTACGCCACACCTGCTCGGGATCGTCATGGAGGAGTTCCCAGCGGAGGTCCTGGCCTACGACGCCTCCGAGGATGGTGCCGTCGGCTACGGCCTGTTGTGGATCGCCGACTTCGATTCGCGCCGACTCCACGAGGTGGTCGTCGAGCTCGTCGTCGAGCTGATGGAACACGCCGTTAGCCACGCCGACGACGAGACTGCCGTCACGGAGTTTCAGTCCCAGCTCGCCGAGTTCGACGTCGAGGCGTTCGTCGAGGAGTACAGACGACAACGGAACTTCGAGAGCGCGGGCGATCGTCCGGTCTGA
- the carB gene encoding carbamoyl-phosphate synthase large subunit produces the protein MSTDHDSAGDGTGDGRTILLIGSGPIQIGQAAEFDYSGAQACRALQEEGAEVVLVNSNPATIMTDPEMADEVYIEPITTEAIAEIIREENPDGVIAGLGGQTGLNVTAELAEEGVLEEHDVEIMGTPLDTIYATEDRDLFRQRMEKIGQPVPASTTIALDEGEEVSELTEDDIEDRVQDAVDEVGGLPVIARTTYTLGGSGSGVVHEFDKLVERVRKGLRLSRNSEVLITESISGWVEYEYEVMRDADDSCIIICNMENIDPMGIHTGESTVVTPSQIVPDKGHQEMRTAALDVIRELGIQGGCNIQFAWHDDGTPGGEYRVVEVNPRVSRSSALASKATGYPIARVTAKVALGKRLHEIENEITGETTAAFEPAIDYVVTKVPRWPKDKFDDVDFELTTAMKSTGEAMAIGRTFEESLLKALRSSEYEPSVDWADVNDEELEERYLERPSPDRPYAMFEAFERGYSVDEVVELTGIFEWYTERFKRIADSTRAAQEGDFTDAAIAGHTNAAIAAAAGGETDVDAVEQEVPGRTYKQVDTCAGEFEAETPYYYSARKNEFEAGPLEGQAAAGELEVDPEVESVIVVGGGPIRIGQGVEFDYCSVHAVQALREQGIDAHVINNNPETVSTDYDTSDGLFFEPITAEEVADVAEATDADGVMVQFGGQTSVNIAEPLQDEIDRRDLECEVMGTSVEAMDLAEDRDRFNALMDELGISQPDGGTAVSKEEALELAHEIGYPVLVRPSYVLGGRAMDVVYDDDELETYIEEAVRVSPDKPILVDDFLEDAVELDVDAVADGRSVLIGGVMEHVESAGVHSGDSACMIPPRSLDEETMARVREVTEDIAVALKTRGLLNVQLAVKDGEVYVLEANPRSSRTVPFVSKATGVPIAKLAAKVMAGETVASLDVDEQIPEHTSFKEVVLPFDRLPGSDPRLGPEMKSTGEVMGTASDVGMAYWKSQQAAHNDVSEGTAVVDLEVDGFEDFFEVAEFDDVPAAIREGKVDFIVSRDREALEMAVEEEIPYLSTVASAEAYLEALESATAADDLEVAAVTDRPKRTADWGDE, from the coding sequence ATGAGTACGGATCACGACAGTGCCGGAGACGGCACAGGGGACGGACGCACGATTCTACTGATCGGCAGCGGACCGATACAGATCGGTCAGGCTGCCGAGTTCGACTATTCGGGTGCACAGGCCTGTCGGGCACTCCAGGAGGAGGGTGCAGAGGTCGTGTTGGTCAACTCGAATCCGGCGACGATTATGACCGACCCGGAGATGGCCGACGAGGTGTACATCGAGCCGATCACCACCGAGGCGATCGCCGAGATCATCCGGGAAGAGAACCCCGACGGCGTCATCGCCGGGCTGGGCGGCCAGACCGGGCTGAACGTCACGGCCGAACTCGCAGAGGAGGGCGTCTTAGAGGAGCACGACGTCGAGATCATGGGGACGCCGCTGGACACGATCTACGCGACCGAGGATCGTGATCTGTTCCGCCAGCGGATGGAGAAGATCGGCCAGCCGGTTCCCGCCTCGACGACGATCGCACTCGACGAGGGTGAGGAGGTCTCGGAACTGACCGAGGACGACATCGAGGACCGGGTTCAGGACGCCGTCGACGAGGTCGGCGGCCTGCCGGTTATCGCCCGCACGACGTACACGCTGGGCGGTTCCGGCTCCGGCGTCGTCCACGAGTTCGACAAACTCGTCGAACGTGTCCGGAAGGGGCTGCGCCTCTCGCGCAACAGCGAAGTGCTCATTACGGAGTCGATCTCCGGCTGGGTCGAGTACGAGTACGAGGTGATGCGCGACGCCGACGACTCCTGTATCATCATCTGTAACATGGAGAACATCGACCCGATGGGCATTCATACGGGGGAGTCGACGGTCGTCACGCCCTCCCAGATCGTCCCCGACAAGGGCCACCAGGAGATGCGAACTGCCGCCCTCGACGTCATCCGCGAACTCGGCATCCAGGGTGGCTGTAACATCCAGTTCGCCTGGCACGACGACGGCACCCCCGGCGGCGAGTACCGCGTCGTCGAGGTCAACCCCCGCGTCTCGCGCTCGTCTGCACTCGCCTCGAAGGCGACCGGCTACCCGATCGCCCGCGTCACCGCGAAGGTCGCCCTGGGCAAACGGCTCCACGAGATCGAAAACGAGATCACCGGCGAGACGACGGCGGCGTTCGAACCCGCGATCGACTACGTGGTTACCAAAGTCCCGCGCTGGCCCAAGGACAAGTTCGACGACGTCGACTTCGAGCTGACGACGGCGATGAAGTCGACCGGCGAGGCGATGGCCATCGGGCGGACCTTCGAGGAATCCCTGCTGAAGGCGCTTCGCTCCTCGGAGTACGAGCCAAGCGTCGACTGGGCGGACGTAAACGACGAGGAACTCGAGGAGCGCTACCTCGAGCGTCCCTCGCCGGACCGCCCGTACGCGATGTTCGAGGCCTTCGAGCGGGGCTACAGCGTCGACGAGGTCGTCGAACTCACCGGCATCTTCGAGTGGTACACCGAACGCTTCAAGCGCATCGCCGACTCGACGCGTGCCGCCCAGGAGGGTGACTTCACCGACGCCGCGATCGCCGGCCACACCAACGCCGCGATCGCTGCGGCCGCTGGCGGCGAGACCGACGTCGACGCCGTCGAACAGGAGGTGCCCGGTCGCACCTACAAGCAGGTCGATACCTGCGCCGGCGAGTTCGAGGCCGAGACACCGTACTACTACTCCGCCCGCAAGAACGAGTTCGAGGCCGGCCCCCTCGAGGGCCAGGCCGCCGCGGGCGAACTCGAGGTCGACCCCGAGGTCGAGAGCGTCATCGTCGTCGGCGGTGGCCCGATCCGGATCGGGCAGGGCGTGGAGTTCGACTACTGTTCGGTCCACGCCGTCCAGGCGCTGCGCGAACAGGGTATTGACGCCCACGTCATCAACAACAACCCGGAGACGGTCTCGACGGACTACGACACCTCCGACGGACTCTTCTTCGAGCCGATCACGGCCGAGGAGGTCGCAGACGTCGCCGAGGCGACCGACGCCGACGGCGTGATGGTCCAGTTCGGCGGCCAGACCTCGGTCAACATCGCCGAACCGCTACAAGACGAGATCGACCGCCGCGACCTCGAGTGTGAGGTCATGGGCACGAGCGTCGAGGCGATGGACCTGGCCGAGGACCGCGACCGGTTCAACGCCCTGATGGACGAACTCGGGATTTCCCAGCCCGACGGCGGCACGGCCGTCTCGAAAGAGGAGGCCCTAGAGCTCGCCCACGAGATCGGCTACCCCGTGCTCGTCCGCCCGAGCTACGTCCTCGGCGGCCGTGCGATGGACGTCGTCTACGACGACGACGAACTCGAGACCTACATCGAGGAGGCGGTGCGGGTGAGCCCGGACAAGCCGATCCTCGTGGACGACTTCCTCGAGGACGCGGTCGAACTCGACGTCGACGCCGTCGCCGACGGCCGGTCGGTGCTGATCGGCGGCGTCATGGAACACGTCGAGAGCGCGGGCGTCCACTCGGGCGACTCCGCCTGTATGATCCCGCCACGCTCGCTCGACGAGGAGACGATGGCCCGCGTACGCGAGGTCACCGAGGACATCGCGGTGGCGCTGAAAACGCGTGGCCTGCTGAACGTCCAGCTCGCCGTGAAAGACGGCGAGGTGTACGTCCTCGAGGCCAACCCCCGGTCCTCCCGGACGGTGCCGTTCGTCTCGAAGGCCACGGGCGTGCCGATCGCCAAACTCGCCGCGAAGGTGATGGCCGGCGAGACCGTAGCGAGTCTCGACGTCGACGAGCAGATCCCCGAACATACGTCGTTCAAGGAGGTCGTCCTGCCGTTCGACCGCCTGCCGGGTTCGGACCCACGCCTCGGTCCCGAGATGAAATCGACGGGCGAGGTCATGGGGACGGCAAGCGACGTCGGCATGGCCTACTGGAAGTCCCAGCAGGCCGCCCACAACGACGTCAGCGAGGGCACTGCCGTGGTCGACCTCGAGGTCGACGGCTTCGAGGACTTTTTCGAGGTCGCCGAGTTCGACGACGTCCCGGCAGCCATCCGCGAGGGCAAGGTCGACTTCATCGTCAGCCGCGACCGCGAGGCCTTAGAGATGGCCGTCGAGGAGGAGATCCCCTACCTCTCGACGGTGGCAAGCGCCGAGGCCTACCTCGAGGCACTCGAAAGTGCCACGGCTGCAGACGACCTCGAGGTGGCGGCGGTGACCGACCGGCCCAAGCGGACGGCCGACTGGGGCGACGAATAG
- the thsB gene encoding thermosome subunit beta, translating into MSQRMQQGQPMIVMSEDSQRVKDEDAQDYNISAARAVAEAVRSTLGPKGMDKMLVDSMGSVTITNDGVTILKEMDIDNPTAEMIVEVAETQEDEAGDGTTTAVAIAGELLKNAEDLLEQDIHPTAIIKGFHMAAEQAREETDDIATEVDTEDEDLLRSVAETSMTGKGAEVNKEHLSRLIVDAVASVTVENDEGENVVDLEFLNIESQEGRGVGESDLLEGGIVDKDPVHDNMPAEAEDADILLLNDPIEVEETDVDTEVSVTDPDQLQQFLDREEEQLREKVDHIADLGADVVFCQKGIDDLAQHYLAKEGILAVRRAKKSDLEFLQEVVDANVASDLESATEDDLGQGDITRDDEDELFYVEGEDAHGVTLLLRGSTEHVVDELERGVNDALDVVAQTVSDGRVLAGGGAIEVELASRLRDYADSVSGREQLAVEAFADSLELVPRVLAENAGLDSIDTLVDLRAAHEDGDVEAGLNVFSSDVEDTFEAGIVEPAHAKEQAVTSASEAANLVLKIDDIISAGDLSTDKGDDEEGGAPGAGGMGGGMGGMGGMM; encoded by the coding sequence ATGAGCCAGCGAATGCAGCAGGGTCAGCCGATGATCGTAATGAGCGAGGACTCCCAGCGCGTCAAAGACGAGGACGCGCAGGACTACAACATCAGCGCAGCCCGTGCGGTCGCCGAGGCCGTCCGGTCCACACTCGGCCCGAAGGGGATGGACAAGATGCTCGTCGACTCGATGGGGTCGGTCACCATCACCAACGACGGCGTCACCATCTTAAAGGAGATGGACATCGACAACCCGACGGCCGAGATGATCGTCGAGGTCGCCGAGACCCAGGAGGACGAGGCCGGCGACGGGACCACGACGGCCGTCGCGATCGCGGGTGAACTGCTCAAAAACGCCGAGGACCTCTTAGAGCAGGACATCCACCCCACCGCGATCATCAAGGGCTTCCACATGGCCGCCGAGCAGGCCCGCGAGGAGACCGACGACATCGCCACGGAAGTTGACACGGAGGACGAGGATCTCCTGCGTTCGGTCGCTGAGACGTCGATGACCGGCAAGGGTGCGGAGGTCAACAAAGAACACCTCTCTCGTCTCATCGTCGACGCCGTCGCAAGCGTCACCGTCGAGAACGACGAAGGCGAGAACGTCGTCGACCTCGAGTTCCTCAACATCGAGAGCCAGGAGGGCCGTGGCGTCGGCGAGTCCGACCTGCTCGAGGGCGGTATCGTGGACAAAGATCCCGTCCACGACAACATGCCCGCCGAGGCCGAGGACGCCGACATCCTGCTGTTGAACGACCCGATCGAGGTCGAAGAGACCGACGTCGACACCGAAGTCTCCGTTACGGATCCCGACCAGCTCCAGCAGTTCCTCGACCGCGAGGAAGAACAACTCCGCGAGAAGGTCGATCACATCGCCGACCTCGGTGCCGACGTCGTCTTCTGTCAGAAAGGCATCGACGACCTCGCCCAGCACTACCTCGCGAAGGAAGGCATTCTCGCGGTGCGTCGCGCCAAGAAGTCCGACCTCGAGTTCCTTCAGGAGGTCGTCGACGCGAACGTCGCCTCCGACTTAGAGAGTGCGACCGAAGACGACCTCGGCCAGGGCGACATCACTCGCGACGACGAGGACGAGCTGTTCTACGTCGAAGGCGAGGACGCCCACGGCGTTACCCTCCTGCTGCGTGGTTCGACCGAGCACGTCGTCGACGAACTCGAGCGTGGCGTCAACGACGCGCTCGACGTCGTCGCCCAGACCGTCTCCGACGGCCGCGTCCTCGCAGGTGGCGGTGCGATCGAGGTCGAACTCGCCTCGCGCCTGCGTGACTACGCCGACAGCGTTTCGGGTCGCGAACAGCTCGCCGTCGAGGCCTTCGCCGACTCGCTCGAGCTCGTCCCGCGCGTGCTCGCCGAGAACGCCGGCCTCGATTCGATCGACACGCTCGTCGACCTCCGTGCGGCCCACGAGGACGGCGACGTCGAAGCCGGCCTGAACGTCTTCTCGAGCGACGTCGAGGACACGTTCGAGGCTGGCATCGTCGAACCGGCCCACGCCAAAGAACAGGCCGTCACCTCCGCCAGCGAGGCCGCGAACCTCGTGCTCAAGATCGACGACATCATCTCCGCCGGCGACCTCTCGACGGACAAAGGCGACGACGAGGAAGGGGGTGCCCCCGGTGCCGGCGGCATGGGCGGCGGCATGGGCGGCATGGGCGGCATGATGTGA
- the lrp gene encoding HTH-type transcriptional regulator Lrp, with product MTYENLDSKLVNALLGDGRASLRSLAEELDVSVTTVSNHLSDLEEEGVIEGYTPRVNYDALGYDVTAIIQLKVEGHALPEITDSLREHRQMTSVYEVTGDYDVIAIGKFADTDGMNKQIKELLTDPDIKESNTSVVLNPVSENEQFELEIEQD from the coding sequence ATGACGTACGAAAATCTCGATTCGAAGTTGGTGAATGCACTCCTGGGCGACGGTCGGGCGAGTCTGCGGAGCCTGGCCGAAGAGCTCGACGTCTCCGTGACGACGGTCTCGAATCACCTCTCGGACCTCGAAGAAGAGGGCGTGATCGAGGGATACACGCCGCGAGTCAACTACGACGCGTTGGGATACGACGTCACCGCGATCATCCAGCTCAAAGTCGAGGGACACGCCTTGCCCGAGATCACCGACAGTCTCCGCGAACACCGCCAGATGACGAGCGTCTACGAGGTCACCGGCGACTACGACGTCATCGCCATCGGCAAGTTCGCGGACACCGACGGGATGAACAAGCAGATCAAGGAGCTGCTAACCGATCCCGACATCAAAGAATCGAACACGAGCGTCGTCCTGAATCCCGTCTCCGAGAACGAGCAGTTCGAACTCGAGATCGAACAGGACTGA
- the glnA gene encoding type I glutamate--ammonia ligase, whose product MTTGNLTTTEREVLDEIDANDVDFLRLQFTDILGTVKNVSVPARQAEKAFTEGIYFDGSSIEGFVRIQESDMRLVPDPETFAILPWRQDEESAAARMICDVYNTTSGEPFVGDPRYILTQALERAREMGYTVNAAPEPEFFLFEEDEDGRATTETNDAGGYFDLAPKDLASDVRRDIIYGLESMGFEVEASHHEVAEGQHEINFEYDDVLTTADNVATFRTVVRAIAAEHDLHATFMPKPIARINGSGMHTHVSLFDDDGENAFHDEDDEFDLSETAHAFLAGVLEHAPAITAICNPTVNSYKRLVPGYEAPVYVAWSDRNRSALIRKPAARVPAASRVELRSPDPSCNPYLALAVILQAGLDGIERDLEAPEPVRENIYEFDERKREEYGIDTLPANLGEAVDALEDDEVVYDALGEHVGPKFVEAKRREYEEYMIDVSEWELDRYLETF is encoded by the coding sequence ATGACAACTGGCAATCTCACCACGACGGAACGAGAGGTCCTAGACGAGATCGACGCGAACGACGTCGACTTCCTTCGCCTGCAGTTTACCGACATTCTGGGGACGGTAAAGAACGTCTCGGTCCCCGCCCGCCAGGCCGAGAAGGCGTTTACCGAGGGGATCTACTTCGACGGCTCCTCGATCGAAGGCTTCGTCCGGATTCAGGAATCGGACATGCGTCTCGTTCCCGACCCGGAGACGTTCGCGATCCTCCCCTGGCGACAGGACGAGGAAAGCGCCGCCGCCCGGATGATCTGTGACGTCTACAACACGACCTCGGGCGAACCGTTCGTGGGCGATCCCCGGTACATTCTCACGCAGGCGCTCGAGCGAGCCCGGGAGATGGGGTACACCGTCAACGCCGCCCCCGAACCCGAATTCTTCCTGTTCGAAGAAGACGAGGATGGCCGGGCGACGACCGAGACCAACGACGCCGGCGGCTACTTCGATCTCGCGCCGAAAGATCTCGCCAGTGACGTTCGCCGTGACATCATCTACGGTCTCGAGTCGATGGGCTTCGAAGTCGAGGCCAGCCACCACGAAGTCGCCGAGGGCCAACACGAGATCAACTTCGAGTACGACGACGTTCTCACGACGGCGGACAACGTCGCGACCTTCCGGACCGTCGTCCGGGCGATCGCCGCCGAACACGACCTCCACGCGACGTTCATGCCGAAACCGATCGCCCGCATCAACGGCTCGGGTATGCACACGCACGTTTCGCTGTTCGACGATGACGGCGAGAACGCCTTCCACGACGAGGACGACGAGTTCGACCTCTCGGAGACGGCTCATGCCTTCCTCGCGGGCGTCTTAGAGCACGCGCCGGCGATCACGGCGATCTGTAACCCGACGGTCAACAGCTACAAACGGCTGGTTCCGGGCTACGAAGCACCCGTCTACGTCGCCTGGTCCGACCGTAACCGCTCGGCACTGATCCGCAAGCCCGCCGCCCGGGTGCCCGCAGCCTCCCGGGTCGAACTTCGCTCGCCCGACCCCTCGTGTAACCCCTACCTCGCGCTGGCGGTCATCCTCCAGGCCGGCCTCGACGGCATCGAACGCGACCTCGAGGCTCCCGAACCGGTTCGGGAGAACATCTACGAGTTCGACGAACGGAAACGCGAGGAGTACGGCATCGACACGCTGCCGGCGAACCTCGGCGAAGCGGTCGACGCCCTCGAGGACGACGAGGTCGTCTACGACGCACTCGGCGAGCACGTCGGACCGAAGTTCGTCGAGGCGAAACGACGGGAGTACGAAGAGTACATGATCGACGTCTCGGAGTGGGAACTCGACCGGTATCTCGAGACGTTCTAG
- a CDS encoding phosphatase PAP2 family protein, with product MWFEPATVEAVRDAFPEWMALLFAVLSYLGSVWFVAPVVVLAFWFVDRRRFAPWLGIVMGGYALMVGIKSVFAVSRPGVGPAIEPAALPTVAGLFYAPLVEVHTPAFPSGHALAAVVVWGMFALESDVGRRRDRLVVAGLIPILVAFSRVAVGVHYPIDVVVGLGVGVTYLVVAFAVVRRIDDRATAAFGLAATVGVVALAVSAEPDAATLLGGAVGALVAWRLATPPRDPWPRTPTGAGLAVAGVGSLGLVALVLTVTDGLLARWIVGFVAAATVVSLPAFVPSRITRRSSTEPEPAR from the coding sequence ATGTGGTTCGAACCAGCTACCGTCGAGGCCGTCAGAGACGCGTTCCCCGAGTGGATGGCGCTGCTCTTTGCCGTCCTCTCGTATCTCGGAAGCGTGTGGTTCGTCGCGCCCGTCGTCGTCCTCGCGTTCTGGTTCGTCGACCGACGTCGGTTCGCACCGTGGCTCGGGATCGTCATGGGCGGGTACGCCCTGATGGTCGGAATCAAAAGCGTCTTCGCAGTTTCCCGACCAGGTGTCGGACCGGCCATCGAACCGGCGGCGCTGCCGACCGTCGCGGGGCTGTTCTACGCACCGCTCGTGGAGGTTCATACGCCGGCGTTTCCGAGCGGTCACGCCCTCGCCGCGGTCGTCGTCTGGGGCATGTTCGCCCTCGAGAGCGACGTCGGTCGGCGTCGCGACCGCCTCGTCGTCGCCGGCCTGATTCCAATCCTCGTGGCGTTCTCGCGGGTGGCCGTCGGCGTCCACTATCCCATCGACGTCGTCGTCGGACTCGGGGTCGGTGTGACGTATCTCGTGGTTGCATTCGCCGTCGTCCGCCGGATCGACGATCGGGCAACGGCCGCGTTCGGCCTCGCCGCGACCGTCGGCGTCGTCGCGCTGGCAGTCAGCGCCGAACCAGACGCGGCCACGCTCCTCGGCGGTGCAGTCGGCGCGCTCGTCGCCTGGCGGCTGGCGACGCCGCCGCGTGATCCCTGGCCACGAACGCCGACGGGTGCCGGGTTGGCCGTCGCCGGGGTCGGATCGCTAGGACTGGTCGCACTCGTGCTCACGGTGACCGACGGCCTCCTCGCCAGGTGGATCGTCGGGTTCGTCGCCGCGGCGACCGTCGTCTCTTTGCCCGCGTTCGTTCCGTCACGAATCACGCGTCGCTCGTCGACAGAGCCCGAACCGGCGAGGTGA
- a CDS encoding YihY/virulence factor BrkB family protein, whose translation MTDDRDSPRTVRRVIRLARAEQLTFVAAGVAFYAFVSLIPLALLGVAVATLVGGEVLAELATEAVRDVLTPSAQELLAEAITEETGRGGATVVGFVGLVWSGTRVLRGLDRAFSEVYGSVESKSLLGEFLDGAIVLVAVTFGLLALGTIEAAIGAATTDVLAVFGPVLLVVTLLVAFLPMYVVFPDANVSLREALPGAALAALGWTLLSRTFSVYTALAGTYALYGALGGVFLVLTWLYVGSMVLVLGAILNAVLAGRDLDRQLQSPGARQVRHEAMTDDATEGDDEPGDRRASARTSDRADDPDVLREEIERLRDELEDLEEDVDRRTVRKESLEGELKRYVRRRIRQSHARGWGPYLVLGYGTAMTIAAFYFLSGGWAILAMFVVWTSTIGVYLLMVLFGAGLSVLGVPGRLRDRIGEWRS comes from the coding sequence GTGACCGACGACAGAGACAGCCCTCGGACCGTCCGACGCGTAATCCGGCTGGCTCGAGCCGAGCAACTCACCTTCGTGGCCGCGGGCGTCGCGTTCTACGCGTTCGTCTCGTTGATTCCGCTCGCGTTGCTCGGCGTCGCCGTCGCGACGCTCGTCGGCGGCGAGGTACTCGCCGAGCTCGCGACGGAGGCGGTACGTGACGTGCTCACCCCGAGTGCACAGGAGCTGCTCGCGGAGGCGATCACCGAAGAGACCGGCAGGGGTGGTGCGACGGTCGTCGGGTTCGTCGGACTCGTCTGGAGCGGCACGCGGGTGTTACGCGGACTCGATCGTGCGTTCTCTGAAGTGTACGGCAGCGTCGAATCGAAGTCGTTACTCGGGGAGTTTCTCGACGGCGCGATCGTACTCGTCGCGGTCACGTTCGGGCTGCTCGCGCTCGGGACGATCGAAGCTGCCATCGGCGCGGCGACGACGGACGTGCTCGCCGTATTCGGGCCAGTTCTGCTCGTCGTCACGCTGCTCGTCGCCTTCCTTCCGATGTACGTCGTGTTTCCCGACGCGAACGTCAGCCTCCGGGAGGCGTTGCCGGGTGCGGCGCTTGCGGCTCTCGGCTGGACGCTCCTGAGCAGGACCTTCAGCGTCTACACGGCGCTTGCGGGGACGTACGCGCTGTACGGCGCACTCGGGGGCGTCTTTCTCGTCCTCACGTGGCTGTACGTCGGTTCGATGGTGCTCGTCCTCGGGGCAATCCTCAACGCCGTACTCGCCGGCCGCGATCTGGACCGGCAGCTACAAAGTCCCGGCGCGCGACAGGTTCGTCACGAAGCGATGACCGACGACGCCACGGAGGGCGACGACGAGCCGGGTGATCGACGGGCGAGTGCGCGAACGAGCGACCGCGCCGACGATCCCGACGTCCTGCGCGAGGAGATCGAGCGATTGCGGGACGAGCTCGAGGACCTCGAGGAGGACGTCGACCGCCGGACCGTCCGGAAAGAATCGCTCGAGGGGGAACTCAAACGATACGTCCGGCGGCGTATCCGGCAGAGTCACGCCCGTGGCTGGGGACCGTACCTGGTCTTGGGGTACGGTACGGCGATGACAATCGCGGCCTTTTACTTTCTCTCCGGCGGGTGGGCGATCCTCGCGATGTTCGTCGTCTGGACTTCGACGATCGGCGTCTACCTGCTGATGGTACTTTTCGGCGCGGGGCTTTCCGTCCTCGGCGTTCCGGGTCGGCTTCGCGATCGAATCGGCGAGTGGCGTTCCTGA